The following proteins are co-located in the Leptospira weilii genome:
- a CDS encoding LIC_13076 family protein: protein MKNLYVLLYSFLVHSRFGLFVPMLFFLYSCTSLELNSVRGGDTPKPILNSQKNFDISDHSSSNCKSNGKRYQWYVLFGSVPINKVNYSEILPDQNRTYRVILKTTWLDGILSMFLGIAASVTRKTIDVESCGSKETTFAKPSVTSDSEKSEKEVSKVDMTGVKEEFIRRNEKQWKEEFQERIHSSLKEELESSWNKEVKYSKSFSVLFLKSGEIVKGTVTRIDENGVKLFYKGKERSFQRSNIQRVRFQD, encoded by the coding sequence GTGAAGAATCTATACGTTCTTTTGTATTCCTTTTTGGTTCATTCTCGGTTTGGGCTCTTTGTTCCTATGTTATTTTTTTTATATTCTTGTACAAGTTTAGAATTGAACTCCGTAAGAGGAGGGGATACACCGAAACCGATCCTAAACTCCCAAAAGAATTTTGACATTTCGGATCATTCTTCTTCAAACTGCAAATCGAATGGTAAAAGATATCAATGGTATGTTCTTTTTGGTTCGGTTCCGATCAATAAAGTGAATTATTCGGAGATTCTACCCGATCAAAATCGCACGTATCGAGTGATTCTTAAAACAACTTGGTTGGACGGAATACTCAGCATGTTCTTGGGAATCGCCGCTTCTGTTACGCGTAAAACTATTGATGTCGAAAGTTGTGGTTCTAAAGAAACTACTTTTGCAAAACCTTCTGTTACGAGCGATTCGGAGAAGTCCGAAAAAGAAGTTTCCAAAGTCGATATGACGGGAGTTAAGGAAGAGTTTATTCGACGGAATGAAAAACAATGGAAAGAAGAATTTCAAGAGAGGATTCATTCTTCTTTGAAAGAGGAGCTGGAAAGTTCCTGGAACAAAGAAGTGAAATATTCGAAGAGTTTTTCCGTCCTGTTTTTGAAGTCGGGTGAAATCGTGAAAGGAACTGTGACTCGAATCGATGAAAATGGGGTTAAATTGTTTTATAAAGGCAAAGAAAGAAGTTTCCAACGTTCGAATATTCAAAGAGTTCGATTTCAAGATTAA
- a CDS encoding PEGA domain-containing protein, whose amino-acid sequence MIRISAFILILAILSIEISAEGIDDYYRFPEGGMPSKITFETERKLCVFSLKNQNADPNLDYLSKGYGGVLYSGLKGLFQIFDPEVIPKSIQHAFGKPAEKVIFKKGEWNGDILEQVRKAKETSPGKDPRFLFLKAEFLSEETPPENNTLFLSGKKSGCFYHLAGTFEKKSESQMELKLVLRSSKDGSRKEFRAVTSVRRSYQELDGLIGEIKKELIGNGTVSFSFKSGNMDGVLVFLDGQFLGKTPLQRSDILPGNHRIKYYKDGFQSEEKKVSIRDGGSFEILLSKIPKEGLISVVSNPEGANVYLGSEFLGKTPLKNVRVKTGYNRLRLSMEGHVDLLKGVEIKKDEETKLDLILRPGDTLSYYKNKQNVFLDHSYNDFSIYSLYGILLFYAGYYYFNLKANDLYDRARSRVNFTNLLLAAGVAPQDQFIGLYLYEERIIRETNADAGKYQKLSGNFGRREGVTGGVMVYGMAAMLILAATFYWLGLDEETLDVGVAPKRVHNPYAISGQFVEVDSYAKFNFKF is encoded by the coding sequence ATGATTAGAATATCCGCATTTATTTTAATATTAGCGATTTTGAGTATAGAGATTTCGGCGGAGGGAATCGACGATTATTATCGTTTTCCGGAGGGTGGAATGCCCTCAAAAATCACCTTTGAAACGGAAAGGAAACTATGCGTATTTTCCCTCAAAAATCAAAACGCGGATCCGAACTTGGATTATTTAAGCAAGGGCTACGGGGGAGTTTTATATTCCGGCTTAAAAGGACTTTTTCAAATTTTCGATCCGGAAGTGATTCCTAAAAGCATACAACACGCATTCGGAAAACCTGCGGAAAAAGTAATTTTTAAAAAGGGAGAATGGAACGGGGACATTTTGGAACAAGTGAGGAAGGCGAAAGAAACTTCTCCCGGAAAAGATCCTCGTTTTCTGTTTTTAAAGGCGGAATTTCTCTCTGAGGAAACTCCGCCCGAAAATAACACTTTGTTTTTATCCGGAAAGAAGTCGGGATGTTTCTATCATCTTGCGGGAACGTTCGAAAAAAAAAGCGAATCTCAAATGGAATTAAAACTCGTCTTGAGATCGTCCAAAGACGGGTCTCGAAAAGAATTCAGAGCTGTGACTAGCGTTAGACGTTCTTATCAAGAATTAGACGGTTTGATCGGAGAGATTAAAAAGGAACTGATCGGGAATGGCACGGTTTCGTTCTCCTTTAAATCGGGAAATATGGATGGTGTTCTCGTATTTTTGGATGGGCAGTTTCTCGGTAAAACGCCTTTGCAGAGATCGGACATACTTCCCGGAAATCATAGGATCAAATACTATAAGGACGGTTTTCAAAGCGAAGAAAAAAAAGTTTCGATTCGAGACGGTGGGAGTTTTGAAATCCTTCTTTCCAAAATTCCGAAAGAGGGATTGATTTCCGTCGTTTCAAATCCGGAGGGCGCAAACGTTTATCTCGGTTCCGAATTTTTAGGTAAAACTCCTTTGAAAAATGTTCGAGTCAAAACAGGATACAACCGTCTTCGACTTTCGATGGAAGGTCATGTGGATCTTTTAAAGGGTGTGGAGATTAAGAAGGACGAGGAAACGAAGTTGGACCTTATCCTAAGACCGGGAGACACTCTCAGCTATTATAAAAATAAACAAAATGTTTTTTTAGATCATTCTTATAATGATTTTTCGATCTATTCCTTGTACGGAATCCTTTTGTTTTACGCAGGTTATTATTACTTCAATTTAAAAGCGAACGATTTATACGATCGCGCTCGCAGTCGGGTCAATTTTACCAATCTTCTTTTGGCGGCCGGCGTCGCTCCGCAAGATCAGTTTATCGGATTGTACCTCTATGAGGAAAGAATCATCCGTGAAACGAACGCGGACGCGGGCAAGTATCAAAAACTCTCCGGGAACTTCGGACGGCGCGAAGGTGTCACCGGAGGTGTGATGGTTTACGGTATGGCTGCGATGTTGATCTTAGCCGCAACTTTTTATTGGCTCGGTTTGGATGAAGAGACTTTAGACGTAGGTGTTGCGCCGAAACGGGTTCATAACCCTTATGCGATTTCGGGTCAATTCGTCGAAGTCGATTCCTATGCGAAGTTTAATTTTAAATTTTAA
- the leuA2 gene encoding 2-isopropylmalate synthase LeuA2, translating to MQQNSKQENAHAIQGISISGNQKYIQSFSEILQNPLPKHPPFFMDVTLRDGNQALRKPWDLDQKETIFKQLLKLGVQGIEVGFASSNSQEFKACSHLSSIAPDNVVISSLSRAVEKEIETSWKAIRHASKPRIHIVYPISAFTIQNVLKLSPEKVLEKISESVSFAKSLVGSKGEVQFSGEHFGDSLENLDFAVEAFRTALNYGADIINLPNTVERYRPWLFVSMVKTVCNMLPENAKISVHTHNDLGMATATTVESYFSGAVQLETALNGLGERAGNTNTYEVAIALHNCGVDVPLNLSTIYETSRLVSYLSDVPIYEKAPLIGEDVISHRSGIHQDGVAKTRHLSKGAYRAFDATLIGRSEGDRIEFTSQSGRSAIFCILKDAGEDITLEQAGRLQPILKKISEDSGKGELTLSEIQLVWNKMKAILHKATSG from the coding sequence ATGCAACAAAATTCGAAACAAGAAAACGCGCACGCTATTCAGGGCATTTCAATATCCGGAAATCAAAAATATATACAGTCCTTTTCGGAAATTCTTCAAAACCCTCTTCCCAAACATCCGCCCTTTTTTATGGACGTAACTTTGAGAGACGGCAATCAAGCTCTTCGTAAACCCTGGGATCTGGATCAAAAAGAAACGATCTTCAAACAACTTTTAAAGTTAGGCGTTCAAGGAATCGAAGTCGGATTCGCGTCTTCTAATTCTCAAGAATTCAAAGCATGCAGTCATCTTTCTTCCATCGCGCCGGACAATGTTGTAATATCCTCCCTTTCCAGAGCGGTCGAGAAGGAAATAGAAACTTCTTGGAAGGCAATTCGACACGCATCAAAGCCGAGAATTCATATCGTGTATCCGATCTCCGCATTTACGATTCAAAACGTTTTAAAGTTAAGTCCTGAAAAAGTTTTAGAAAAGATTTCCGAATCCGTCTCTTTCGCAAAAAGCCTCGTCGGTTCGAAAGGTGAAGTTCAATTTTCGGGAGAACATTTCGGAGACTCTCTGGAGAATTTAGATTTCGCCGTGGAAGCGTTTCGAACGGCGTTGAACTACGGGGCCGATATCATCAACCTTCCGAACACGGTAGAGCGTTATCGTCCTTGGCTTTTTGTTTCTATGGTAAAAACCGTTTGTAATATGCTCCCTGAAAACGCAAAAATTTCTGTGCACACGCATAACGATTTGGGAATGGCAACCGCAACCACAGTTGAATCCTACTTTTCAGGCGCGGTTCAATTAGAGACCGCATTAAACGGTCTCGGGGAAAGAGCCGGAAATACGAACACGTACGAGGTTGCGATCGCCCTTCATAACTGCGGTGTTGACGTCCCACTGAATCTTTCGACGATCTACGAAACATCTCGATTGGTCTCTTATCTTTCGGACGTTCCCATCTACGAAAAGGCCCCTTTGATCGGCGAAGACGTTATCTCCCACAGATCCGGAATTCATCAAGACGGTGTCGCAAAAACCCGTCATCTCTCCAAAGGCGCCTATCGCGCGTTCGACGCGACTTTGATCGGAAGATCGGAGGGAGATCGAATCGAATTTACAAGCCAATCCGGAAGAAGCGCGATTTTCTGTATTTTGAAAGACGCCGGAGAAGATATCACCTTGGAACAAGCAGGAAGACTACAACCGATCTTAAAGAAGATTTCGGAAGATTCGGGAAAAGGAGAACTGACTCTCAGTGAAATTCAGCTCGTATGGAATAAGATGAAAGCGATTCTTCACAAAGCGACTTCGGGATGA
- the aroE gene encoding shikimate dehydrogenase, with translation MNSKTNQAAKTFGIVGFPLSHSLSPLIHNSIYKDRGIDASYLVFETSELNSKTIQEFRNSGILGLSVTIPHKEKAFALADKADDTSTIMKASNTLLIGPNSVHAYNTDGEGAYRSILELSPESLNTGKTVILGSGGSARGIAYNLAVSGKIQNLLLCSRNETAAKEICSLISENSNVRTEYIAQDSLFSRKEEISLVIHTTPLGMKGQAPGPFLPEFFFNPNMTLFDIVYNPLETPLVKAAKKAGAKIIPGSEMLLYQAMKQFELFTNISPNADDILKTRERLFQTLTNR, from the coding sequence TTGAACAGCAAAACAAATCAAGCCGCTAAAACTTTCGGCATAGTCGGATTTCCGCTTTCACATTCTCTTTCTCCTCTTATCCACAATTCAATTTATAAAGATAGAGGAATTGACGCCTCCTATCTCGTTTTTGAAACCTCTGAATTGAATTCAAAAACAATTCAGGAATTCAGAAACTCGGGAATACTCGGTCTTTCCGTGACAATCCCTCACAAGGAAAAAGCATTCGCTCTTGCCGACAAAGCAGATGACACGTCCACGATCATGAAAGCGTCCAACACTTTATTGATCGGTCCAAATTCGGTTCATGCGTACAATACGGACGGAGAAGGAGCCTATCGTTCCATTTTAGAATTATCTCCGGAATCCTTAAACACCGGCAAGACGGTTATTCTTGGAAGCGGAGGAAGCGCGAGAGGAATCGCATACAACTTAGCCGTCTCAGGCAAAATTCAAAACTTACTCCTTTGTTCGAGAAACGAAACAGCCGCAAAAGAAATCTGCTCTTTGATCTCCGAGAATTCGAACGTCAGAACAGAATATATCGCCCAGGATTCCCTTTTTTCTCGAAAGGAGGAAATTTCCCTAGTGATACACACGACTCCGCTTGGAATGAAAGGCCAGGCTCCGGGTCCGTTCCTTCCGGAATTTTTCTTTAATCCGAACATGACTCTCTTTGATATCGTTTATAATCCTTTGGAAACCCCTCTGGTTAAAGCCGCCAAAAAGGCCGGAGCGAAAATCATTCCCGGATCGGAGATGCTCTTATATCAGGCGATGAAACAATTCGAACTTTTCACTAATATTTCGCCTAACGCGGATGACATCCTCAAAACCAGAGAACGTTTATTCCAAACACTAACAAATCGATGA
- a CDS encoding bifunctional folylpolyglutamate synthase/dihydrofolate synthase, with product MSADSDFFKFINQLSNLEKTRNFNVFSGYSLEPFAKVLNQFDLNKRNRSTLCRISVVGTNAKGSITHFLGEYFRLFGFKTGLYTSPHLISPVERIKIGTNAQNFRDIRTKELDRLLSEWKSLGAEEALKSFSFFELFTCAAFFFFEKEFAEIQIYEAGLGGRLDATKLCDPDVVVLGVIGLDHREILGNTKEKILREKLEICTANTKALFAIEQKESNLNEKIKSWCSQNKIPCGIFPQIPPEGTYLARNKRFSYKVFQNILNLEWFPKSKRPTIDPGFVESENVSLTSNTPNFETFEKYVTLPSGRLSVLRNSPLLIFDPAHNPDAFRETLRSLSILYPTRKFRIYTGLLKDKDGDEILKILRNALNKSDILGFRFLKEYGFAPPESCRSEETIDNIEFKSILQNLDEIQKSILILGSFRLFPIVSDSICR from the coding sequence ATGAGCGCAGATTCCGACTTTTTCAAATTTATCAACCAACTTTCCAACTTAGAAAAGACAAGAAACTTTAACGTTTTTAGCGGATATTCTCTCGAACCATTCGCAAAGGTTTTGAATCAATTCGACTTGAATAAAAGAAACCGATCCACTCTCTGCAGAATTTCCGTGGTAGGAACAAATGCGAAAGGGTCCATCACACATTTTTTAGGGGAATACTTCAGGCTTTTCGGTTTCAAAACAGGACTTTACACCTCGCCACACTTGATCTCTCCTGTGGAAAGAATTAAAATCGGCACAAACGCGCAAAACTTTCGGGACATTCGAACGAAAGAATTGGATCGATTGTTAAGCGAATGGAAATCCCTTGGGGCAGAAGAAGCTTTGAAATCCTTTTCTTTTTTCGAACTTTTTACCTGCGCCGCTTTCTTTTTTTTCGAAAAAGAATTTGCGGAAATCCAAATTTACGAAGCGGGACTCGGAGGAAGACTGGATGCGACGAAACTCTGCGATCCGGACGTAGTCGTTTTGGGAGTCATAGGTTTAGATCACAGGGAAATATTAGGAAATACGAAAGAAAAAATCCTGCGCGAAAAACTAGAAATCTGCACCGCCAATACGAAAGCCCTTTTTGCAATCGAACAGAAAGAATCGAACCTAAACGAAAAAATCAAATCCTGGTGCTCTCAAAATAAGATTCCTTGCGGGATATTTCCTCAAATTCCTCCCGAAGGAACGTATCTCGCCAGAAATAAACGCTTTTCTTATAAAGTATTTCAGAATATTTTAAATTTAGAATGGTTTCCGAAATCGAAACGTCCAACCATCGATCCGGGATTCGTCGAATCCGAGAACGTCTCTTTGACTTCAAACACGCCTAACTTTGAAACTTTCGAAAAATACGTGACCCTTCCATCGGGAAGATTAAGCGTTTTACGAAATTCTCCCCTACTTATTTTTGATCCGGCACACAATCCGGATGCTTTTAGAGAAACATTACGCAGTTTATCCATCTTATATCCTACGCGAAAGTTTCGGATTTATACGGGTTTGCTGAAGGACAAAGACGGAGACGAAATTTTGAAAATTCTGAGGAACGCACTTAACAAATCAGATATTCTCGGCTTTCGATTTTTAAAGGAGTACGGGTTCGCTCCTCCCGAAAGTTGCCGCTCCGAAGAGACAATCGATAATATCGAGTTCAAGTCAATTTTACAAAACTTAGACGAGATACAAAAATCGATCCTGATTCTCGGGAGTTTTCGTTTATTCCCAATTGTTTCCGATTCGATTTGTCGTTGA
- a CDS encoding TetR/AcrR family transcriptional regulator: protein MKAMEQDEVKHRIMDKALELFLKYGYAKTKMEEIARVLKISRKTLYKHFENKNHLLFEILSHKHNLMNTKLEQIREDDSLPVHEKIQAISEFKFSQFPTGANELITEIRDQAPDHYAYLKEVKMESVSKTVQALVEQGIEKGEIRKNLDPTIFAALLNSAIEMTATPELLLNSSYSMMQLQGEIHEILFYGIMNSSEPVEQS from the coding sequence ATGAAAGCGATGGAGCAAGACGAAGTAAAACATAGGATTATGGATAAGGCACTTGAGCTTTTTCTAAAATACGGTTATGCGAAAACCAAAATGGAGGAAATCGCAAGGGTTCTGAAAATCTCCCGTAAAACTTTGTATAAACATTTCGAAAATAAAAATCACCTTCTTTTCGAAATTCTTTCTCACAAGCATAACTTGATGAATACGAAACTCGAACAGATCAGAGAGGATGATTCTTTGCCGGTGCATGAAAAAATCCAAGCGATCAGCGAATTCAAGTTCAGTCAGTTTCCTACGGGAGCGAACGAGCTCATTACGGAAATCAGGGATCAGGCTCCCGATCATTACGCTTATCTCAAGGAAGTAAAAATGGAGTCTGTTTCTAAAACCGTTCAGGCCTTGGTGGAACAAGGAATCGAAAAGGGAGAGATTCGTAAAAATTTGGATCCGACGATTTTTGCCGCGCTTCTTAATTCTGCGATCGAAATGACAGCGACTCCGGAACTTCTCTTAAATTCTTCGTATTCGATGATGCAATTGCAGGGAGAAATTCATGAAATACTTTTTTACGGAATCATGAATAGTTCCGAGCCCGTCGAGCAGTCCTAG
- a CDS encoding DUF1566 domain-containing protein encodes MANFRMLSFRIFLSFFLLLNSACYLNPYFRDFVSPDREKDSLVSLLLILISGTQVPPVIQGETIFFPSTGLTWMRCSRGQTYDVATDSCTGFLVSPQYCSTLDNQCNGTLGGILTSGPAFNSCSTFNVSGKTMAWRVPTHAELKGIVYCSNGTDLTNSQDKTCATTGTSFETPTIRKDWFPGNPTGSLVEFWTSTSDPLNSTTAWKINFTTGSTNTTTAKNVSGYLRCVSSR; translated from the coding sequence ATGGCGAATTTTCGAATGCTTTCTTTTAGGATCTTTCTTTCCTTTTTTCTACTTTTAAACTCGGCTTGTTACTTGAATCCTTATTTCAGGGATTTTGTTTCGCCTGATCGGGAAAAGGATTCTTTAGTCTCTCTATTACTTATTTTGATTTCGGGAACCCAAGTCCCTCCGGTGATTCAGGGGGAAACTATTTTTTTCCCTTCGACCGGTCTTACTTGGATGCGATGTTCCCGTGGTCAAACTTACGATGTTGCTACGGATTCTTGCACCGGATTTTTAGTTTCTCCTCAATATTGTTCTACTTTGGACAATCAATGTAATGGAACTCTGGGAGGGATTTTAACTTCAGGGCCTGCTTTCAATTCTTGTTCTACTTTCAATGTTTCCGGTAAGACGATGGCGTGGAGAGTTCCCACGCACGCGGAATTAAAGGGAATCGTTTATTGTTCTAACGGGACTGATCTGACGAATTCTCAGGATAAAACCTGCGCAACGACGGGGACTAGTTTTGAAACTCCCACGATCCGAAAAGATTGGTTTCCGGGAAATCCGACCGGAAGTCTGGTAGAATTTTGGACTAGCACAAGCGATCCTTTAAATTCAACCACCGCTTGGAAGATCAATTTTACTACCGGATCCACAAATACGACCACAGCAAAAAATGTTTCGGGTTATCTTCGCTGTGTGAGTTCCCGCTAA
- a CDS encoding ABC transporter permease subunit: protein MISFGNFLRVLFVFSVLVGVFWKSPPTDVFLEDSFCSVAWDHPFGCDRLGRDVYGLFSYGTISTFLFSLPARLLTLAFSSLICLFQYSVPFTGRWFFTPISSVFVSVPSLLIALLTVHALGQSPFVLVVAVLLGDWAFSYETLQSKIRETDGSGFVFASIFFGASRSNVFRSHIFPAALPVLKVLFTTGLPGVVMTLALFSYLGVSAGSDWFGPGLGEQISFARDYAYFAPLALAMPILGIVGLVAVLNVGKR, encoded by the coding sequence TTGATTTCGTTCGGCAATTTTCTGAGAGTTCTTTTTGTGTTTTCTGTTTTGGTGGGAGTTTTTTGGAAAAGTCCGCCCACAGACGTTTTTTTGGAAGACAGCTTTTGTTCCGTGGCTTGGGATCACCCTTTTGGTTGTGATCGTTTGGGAAGGGACGTTTACGGTCTTTTTTCATACGGAACCATTTCGACTTTTCTGTTTTCGCTTCCCGCCCGACTTCTTACTTTGGCGTTTAGTTCTTTGATCTGCCTGTTTCAATACTCAGTCCCGTTTACGGGAAGATGGTTTTTTACTCCGATCTCGTCCGTGTTTGTTTCCGTTCCTTCCTTACTGATCGCACTTCTTACGGTTCACGCTTTGGGACAGAGCCCTTTTGTTTTGGTAGTCGCGGTTTTGTTGGGAGATTGGGCTTTTTCCTACGAAACTCTTCAGAGTAAAATCCGGGAAACGGACGGAAGCGGATTCGTGTTTGCGTCGATTTTCTTTGGAGCTTCTAGATCGAATGTATTTCGATCTCATATATTTCCCGCCGCTCTTCCGGTTTTAAAAGTTCTATTTACTACTGGCTTACCCGGAGTTGTAATGACGTTGGCGCTTTTTAGTTACCTCGGTGTGAGCGCAGGTTCCGATTGGTTTGGTCCCGGTCTTGGAGAACAAATTTCCTTTGCCAGGGATTACGCTTATTTCGCTCCTTTGGCTTTGGCGATGCCTATTTTGGGGATCGTAGGTTTGGTCGCCGTTTTGAACGTGGGAAAAAGATGA